One Neomonachus schauinslandi chromosome 9, ASM220157v2, whole genome shotgun sequence DNA segment encodes these proteins:
- the STOML1 gene encoding stomatin-like protein 1 isoform X2 codes for MLGRSGYRALPLGDFDRFQQSSFGFLGSQKGCLSPERGGVGPGADAPQSWPSYFCHSLISFLGFLLLMITFPISGWFALKIVPTYERMIVFRLGRIRTPQGPGMVLLLPFIDSFQRVDLRTRAFNVPPCKLASKDGAVLSVGADVQFRIWDPVLSVMTVKDLNMATRMTAQNAMTKALLKRPLREIQMEKLKISDQLLLEINDVTRAWGLEVDRVELAVEAVLQPPQDSPAGPSLDSTLQQLALHFLGGGLSSVAGGASAPGSDTLEMVSEAEQPAPHVGAGPSPKQPMAEGLLTALQPFLSEALVSQVGACYQFNVILPSGTQSIYFLDLTTGHGRVGHGVPDGLPDVVVEMAEADLRALLCRELRPLGAYMSGRLKVKGDLAVAMKLEAVLRALK; via the exons ATGCTCGGCAGGTCCGGGTACCGGGCGCTGCCCCTGGGGGACTTTGACCGTTTCCAGCAGTCGAGCTTCGGCTTCCTGGGCTCGCAGAAGGGCTGCTTGTCCCCGGAGCGGGGCGGCGTGGGGCCGGGGGCCG ATGCGCCTCAGAGCTGGCCCTCCTACTTCTGCCACAGCCTCATCAGTTTCCTGGGGTTCTTGCTGCTGATGATCACCTTTCCCATTTCTGGCTGGTTTGCCTTGAAG ATTGTGCCCACCTATGAGCGGATGATCGTGTTTCGACTGGGCCGGATCCGCACCCCTCAAGGGCCTGGCATGGTTCTACTCTTGCCCTTCATTGACTCCTTTCAGCGGGTGGATTTGAGGACACGAGCTTTCAATGTCCCTCCCTGCAAG TTGGCCTCTAAGGATGGGGCTGTGCTGTCCGTGGGGGCCGATGTCCAGTTCCGCATCTGGGATCCGGTACTGTCTGTGATGACTGTGAAGGACCTGAACATGGCCACGCGCATGACGGCCCAGAATGCCATGACCAAGGCCCTGCTCAAGAGGCCTCTGCGGGAGATCCAGATGGAGAAGCTCAAGATCAGCGACCAGCTCCTG CTGGAAATCAATGATGTGaccagggcctgggggctggaggtggaCCGAGTGGAGCTAGCAGTGGAGGCCGTGCTCCAGCCACCCCAGGACAGCCCAGCGGGGCCCAGCTTGGACAGCACCCTCCAGCAGCTGGCCCTCCACTTCCTAGGAGGAGGCCTGTCCTCCGTGGCGGGAGGTGCCTCAGCCCCAGGGTCAG ACACCTTGGAGATGGTCAGCGAAGCTGAACAGCCTGCCCCTCACGTTGGTGCTGGGCCCAGCCCAAAGCAGCCCATGGCCGAGGGCCTGCTGACTGCCCTGCAGCCCTTCCTGTCGGAGGCCCTGGTCAGCCAGGTCGGGGCCTGCTACCAGTTCAATGTCATCCTGCCCAGTGGTACCCAGAGCATCTACTTCCTCGACCTCACTACAG GGCACGGGAGGGTAGGCCACGGGGTGCCTGACGGCCTCCCGGATGTGGTGGTGGAGATGGCGGAGGCAGACCTGCGGGCCCTTCTGTGCAGGGAGCTGCGGCCCCTGGGGGCCTACATGAGTGGGCGGCTAAAGGTGAAGGGTGACCTGGCTGTGGCCATGAAGCTGGAGGCTGTCCTCAGGGCCCTGAAGTAG
- the STOML1 gene encoding stomatin-like protein 1 isoform X5: MLGRSGYRALPLGDFDRFQQSSFGFLGSQKGCLSPERGGVGPGADAPQSWPSYFCHSLISFLGFLLLMITFPISGWFALKIVPTYERMIVFRLGRIRTPQGPGMVLLLPFIDSFQRVDLRTRAFNVPPCKLASKDGAVLSVGADVQFRIWDPVLSVMTVKDLNMATRMTAQNAMTKALLKRPLREIQMEKLKISDQLLLEINDVTRAWGLEVDRVELAVEAVLQPPQDSPAGPSLDSTLQQLALHFLGGGLSSVAGGASAPGSGHGRVGHGVPDGLPDVVVEMAEADLRALLCRELRPLGAYMSGRLKVKGDLAVAMKLEAVLRALK; encoded by the exons ATGCTCGGCAGGTCCGGGTACCGGGCGCTGCCCCTGGGGGACTTTGACCGTTTCCAGCAGTCGAGCTTCGGCTTCCTGGGCTCGCAGAAGGGCTGCTTGTCCCCGGAGCGGGGCGGCGTGGGGCCGGGGGCCG ATGCGCCTCAGAGCTGGCCCTCCTACTTCTGCCACAGCCTCATCAGTTTCCTGGGGTTCTTGCTGCTGATGATCACCTTTCCCATTTCTGGCTGGTTTGCCTTGAAG ATTGTGCCCACCTATGAGCGGATGATCGTGTTTCGACTGGGCCGGATCCGCACCCCTCAAGGGCCTGGCATGGTTCTACTCTTGCCCTTCATTGACTCCTTTCAGCGGGTGGATTTGAGGACACGAGCTTTCAATGTCCCTCCCTGCAAG TTGGCCTCTAAGGATGGGGCTGTGCTGTCCGTGGGGGCCGATGTCCAGTTCCGCATCTGGGATCCGGTACTGTCTGTGATGACTGTGAAGGACCTGAACATGGCCACGCGCATGACGGCCCAGAATGCCATGACCAAGGCCCTGCTCAAGAGGCCTCTGCGGGAGATCCAGATGGAGAAGCTCAAGATCAGCGACCAGCTCCTG CTGGAAATCAATGATGTGaccagggcctgggggctggaggtggaCCGAGTGGAGCTAGCAGTGGAGGCCGTGCTCCAGCCACCCCAGGACAGCCCAGCGGGGCCCAGCTTGGACAGCACCCTCCAGCAGCTGGCCCTCCACTTCCTAGGAGGAGGCCTGTCCTCCGTGGCGGGAGGTGCCTCAGCCCCAGGGTCAG GGCACGGGAGGGTAGGCCACGGGGTGCCTGACGGCCTCCCGGATGTGGTGGTGGAGATGGCGGAGGCAGACCTGCGGGCCCTTCTGTGCAGGGAGCTGCGGCCCCTGGGGGCCTACATGAGTGGGCGGCTAAAGGTGAAGGGTGACCTGGCTGTGGCCATGAAGCTGGAGGCTGTCCTCAGGGCCCTGAAGTAG
- the STOML1 gene encoding stomatin-like protein 1 isoform X1 — MLGRSGYRALPLGDFDRFQQSSFGFLGSQKGCLSPERGGVGPGADAPQSWPSYFCHSLISFLGFLLLMITFPISGWFALKIVPTYERMIVFRLGRIRTPQGPGMVLLLPFIDSFQRVDLRTRAFNVPPCKLASKDGAVLSVGADVQFRIWDPVLSVMTVKDLNMATRMTAQNAMTKALLKRPLREIQMEKLKISDQLLLEINDVTRAWGLEVDRVELAVEAVLQPPQDSPAGPSLDSTLQQLALHFLGGGLSSVAGGASAPGSADTLEMVSEAEQPAPHVGAGPSPKQPMAEGLLTALQPFLSEALVSQVGACYQFNVILPSGTQSIYFLDLTTGHGRVGHGVPDGLPDVVVEMAEADLRALLCRELRPLGAYMSGRLKVKGDLAVAMKLEAVLRALK; from the exons ATGCTCGGCAGGTCCGGGTACCGGGCGCTGCCCCTGGGGGACTTTGACCGTTTCCAGCAGTCGAGCTTCGGCTTCCTGGGCTCGCAGAAGGGCTGCTTGTCCCCGGAGCGGGGCGGCGTGGGGCCGGGGGCCG ATGCGCCTCAGAGCTGGCCCTCCTACTTCTGCCACAGCCTCATCAGTTTCCTGGGGTTCTTGCTGCTGATGATCACCTTTCCCATTTCTGGCTGGTTTGCCTTGAAG ATTGTGCCCACCTATGAGCGGATGATCGTGTTTCGACTGGGCCGGATCCGCACCCCTCAAGGGCCTGGCATGGTTCTACTCTTGCCCTTCATTGACTCCTTTCAGCGGGTGGATTTGAGGACACGAGCTTTCAATGTCCCTCCCTGCAAG TTGGCCTCTAAGGATGGGGCTGTGCTGTCCGTGGGGGCCGATGTCCAGTTCCGCATCTGGGATCCGGTACTGTCTGTGATGACTGTGAAGGACCTGAACATGGCCACGCGCATGACGGCCCAGAATGCCATGACCAAGGCCCTGCTCAAGAGGCCTCTGCGGGAGATCCAGATGGAGAAGCTCAAGATCAGCGACCAGCTCCTG CTGGAAATCAATGATGTGaccagggcctgggggctggaggtggaCCGAGTGGAGCTAGCAGTGGAGGCCGTGCTCCAGCCACCCCAGGACAGCCCAGCGGGGCCCAGCTTGGACAGCACCCTCCAGCAGCTGGCCCTCCACTTCCTAGGAGGAGGCCTGTCCTCCGTGGCGGGAGGTGCCTCAGCCCCAGGGTCAG CAGACACCTTGGAGATGGTCAGCGAAGCTGAACAGCCTGCCCCTCACGTTGGTGCTGGGCCCAGCCCAAAGCAGCCCATGGCCGAGGGCCTGCTGACTGCCCTGCAGCCCTTCCTGTCGGAGGCCCTGGTCAGCCAGGTCGGGGCCTGCTACCAGTTCAATGTCATCCTGCCCAGTGGTACCCAGAGCATCTACTTCCTCGACCTCACTACAG GGCACGGGAGGGTAGGCCACGGGGTGCCTGACGGCCTCCCGGATGTGGTGGTGGAGATGGCGGAGGCAGACCTGCGGGCCCTTCTGTGCAGGGAGCTGCGGCCCCTGGGGGCCTACATGAGTGGGCGGCTAAAGGTGAAGGGTGACCTGGCTGTGGCCATGAAGCTGGAGGCTGTCCTCAGGGCCCTGAAGTAG
- the STOML1 gene encoding stomatin-like protein 1 isoform X3 codes for MLGRSGYRALPLGDFDRFQQSSFGFLGSQKGCLSPERGGVGPGADAPQSWPSYFCHSLISFLGFLLLMITFPISGWFALKLASKDGAVLSVGADVQFRIWDPVLSVMTVKDLNMATRMTAQNAMTKALLKRPLREIQMEKLKISDQLLLEINDVTRAWGLEVDRVELAVEAVLQPPQDSPAGPSLDSTLQQLALHFLGGGLSSVAGGASAPGSADTLEMVSEAEQPAPHVGAGPSPKQPMAEGLLTALQPFLSEALVSQVGACYQFNVILPSGTQSIYFLDLTTGHGRVGHGVPDGLPDVVVEMAEADLRALLCRELRPLGAYMSGRLKVKGDLAVAMKLEAVLRALK; via the exons ATGCTCGGCAGGTCCGGGTACCGGGCGCTGCCCCTGGGGGACTTTGACCGTTTCCAGCAGTCGAGCTTCGGCTTCCTGGGCTCGCAGAAGGGCTGCTTGTCCCCGGAGCGGGGCGGCGTGGGGCCGGGGGCCG ATGCGCCTCAGAGCTGGCCCTCCTACTTCTGCCACAGCCTCATCAGTTTCCTGGGGTTCTTGCTGCTGATGATCACCTTTCCCATTTCTGGCTGGTTTGCCTTGAAG TTGGCCTCTAAGGATGGGGCTGTGCTGTCCGTGGGGGCCGATGTCCAGTTCCGCATCTGGGATCCGGTACTGTCTGTGATGACTGTGAAGGACCTGAACATGGCCACGCGCATGACGGCCCAGAATGCCATGACCAAGGCCCTGCTCAAGAGGCCTCTGCGGGAGATCCAGATGGAGAAGCTCAAGATCAGCGACCAGCTCCTG CTGGAAATCAATGATGTGaccagggcctgggggctggaggtggaCCGAGTGGAGCTAGCAGTGGAGGCCGTGCTCCAGCCACCCCAGGACAGCCCAGCGGGGCCCAGCTTGGACAGCACCCTCCAGCAGCTGGCCCTCCACTTCCTAGGAGGAGGCCTGTCCTCCGTGGCGGGAGGTGCCTCAGCCCCAGGGTCAG CAGACACCTTGGAGATGGTCAGCGAAGCTGAACAGCCTGCCCCTCACGTTGGTGCTGGGCCCAGCCCAAAGCAGCCCATGGCCGAGGGCCTGCTGACTGCCCTGCAGCCCTTCCTGTCGGAGGCCCTGGTCAGCCAGGTCGGGGCCTGCTACCAGTTCAATGTCATCCTGCCCAGTGGTACCCAGAGCATCTACTTCCTCGACCTCACTACAG GGCACGGGAGGGTAGGCCACGGGGTGCCTGACGGCCTCCCGGATGTGGTGGTGGAGATGGCGGAGGCAGACCTGCGGGCCCTTCTGTGCAGGGAGCTGCGGCCCCTGGGGGCCTACATGAGTGGGCGGCTAAAGGTGAAGGGTGACCTGGCTGTGGCCATGAAGCTGGAGGCTGTCCTCAGGGCCCTGAAGTAG
- the STOML1 gene encoding stomatin-like protein 1 isoform X4 yields the protein MLGRSGYRALPLGDFDRFQQSSFGFLGSQKGCLSPERGGVGPGADAPQSWPSYFCHSLISFLGFLLLMITFPISGWFALKLASKDGAVLSVGADVQFRIWDPVLSVMTVKDLNMATRMTAQNAMTKALLKRPLREIQMEKLKISDQLLLEINDVTRAWGLEVDRVELAVEAVLQPPQDSPAGPSLDSTLQQLALHFLGGGLSSVAGGASAPGSDTLEMVSEAEQPAPHVGAGPSPKQPMAEGLLTALQPFLSEALVSQVGACYQFNVILPSGTQSIYFLDLTTGHGRVGHGVPDGLPDVVVEMAEADLRALLCRELRPLGAYMSGRLKVKGDLAVAMKLEAVLRALK from the exons ATGCTCGGCAGGTCCGGGTACCGGGCGCTGCCCCTGGGGGACTTTGACCGTTTCCAGCAGTCGAGCTTCGGCTTCCTGGGCTCGCAGAAGGGCTGCTTGTCCCCGGAGCGGGGCGGCGTGGGGCCGGGGGCCG ATGCGCCTCAGAGCTGGCCCTCCTACTTCTGCCACAGCCTCATCAGTTTCCTGGGGTTCTTGCTGCTGATGATCACCTTTCCCATTTCTGGCTGGTTTGCCTTGAAG TTGGCCTCTAAGGATGGGGCTGTGCTGTCCGTGGGGGCCGATGTCCAGTTCCGCATCTGGGATCCGGTACTGTCTGTGATGACTGTGAAGGACCTGAACATGGCCACGCGCATGACGGCCCAGAATGCCATGACCAAGGCCCTGCTCAAGAGGCCTCTGCGGGAGATCCAGATGGAGAAGCTCAAGATCAGCGACCAGCTCCTG CTGGAAATCAATGATGTGaccagggcctgggggctggaggtggaCCGAGTGGAGCTAGCAGTGGAGGCCGTGCTCCAGCCACCCCAGGACAGCCCAGCGGGGCCCAGCTTGGACAGCACCCTCCAGCAGCTGGCCCTCCACTTCCTAGGAGGAGGCCTGTCCTCCGTGGCGGGAGGTGCCTCAGCCCCAGGGTCAG ACACCTTGGAGATGGTCAGCGAAGCTGAACAGCCTGCCCCTCACGTTGGTGCTGGGCCCAGCCCAAAGCAGCCCATGGCCGAGGGCCTGCTGACTGCCCTGCAGCCCTTCCTGTCGGAGGCCCTGGTCAGCCAGGTCGGGGCCTGCTACCAGTTCAATGTCATCCTGCCCAGTGGTACCCAGAGCATCTACTTCCTCGACCTCACTACAG GGCACGGGAGGGTAGGCCACGGGGTGCCTGACGGCCTCCCGGATGTGGTGGTGGAGATGGCGGAGGCAGACCTGCGGGCCCTTCTGTGCAGGGAGCTGCGGCCCCTGGGGGCCTACATGAGTGGGCGGCTAAAGGTGAAGGGTGACCTGGCTGTGGCCATGAAGCTGGAGGCTGTCCTCAGGGCCCTGAAGTAG